One Desulfonatronum thiodismutans DNA segment encodes these proteins:
- a CDS encoding deoxyribonuclease IV yields the protein MPFLGAHMPAAGGLHLVFERIACIEGRALQLFTRNQRQWAAPEITDEEAAAFAAAWQAWGLPHVFAHGAYLINPASPDDTLWRKSRDALARELLRCARLNIRWVVLHPGAHKGQGATTGIARAAACLDAAFEQAGTAGAGVGVLLENTAGSGTALGADPEDLGGIIAASRFPDRLGVCWDSCHGFAAGHDPRDQAGWDRVVSRLDNSVGLARLRLIHLNDSKTALGSRVDRHEHIGQGQIGLPGFATILNDPRLTHLPMVLETPKDKDYKEDVRNLNVLRGLIQKVPPVSQSSEPS from the coding sequence ATGCCCTTTCTCGGCGCCCACATGCCCGCCGCGGGCGGACTGCACCTGGTCTTCGAGCGCATCGCCTGCATTGAAGGCCGGGCCCTGCAATTGTTCACCCGCAACCAGCGGCAATGGGCCGCGCCGGAGATCACGGACGAGGAAGCCGCCGCCTTTGCCGCGGCCTGGCAGGCCTGGGGCCTGCCGCACGTGTTTGCCCACGGAGCCTACCTGATCAACCCGGCTTCGCCGGACGACACCCTGTGGCGCAAGTCCCGGGACGCCCTGGCCCGGGAACTGCTGCGCTGCGCCAGGCTGAACATCCGCTGGGTGGTCCTGCATCCCGGCGCGCACAAAGGCCAGGGCGCGACCACCGGCATTGCCCGGGCCGCCGCCTGCCTGGACGCGGCCTTTGAGCAGGCCGGAACAGCGGGGGCAGGCGTCGGCGTGCTGCTGGAAAACACCGCCGGCTCCGGCACGGCCCTGGGCGCGGATCCCGAGGATCTGGGCGGGATCATCGCCGCGTCCCGGTTCCCGGACCGCCTGGGCGTCTGCTGGGACAGCTGCCACGGCTTTGCCGCGGGCCATGATCCACGGGATCAAGCCGGGTGGGACCGGGTCGTCTCCCGCCTGGACAACTCCGTGGGCTTGGCCCGGCTGCGCCTGATCCACCTCAACGACAGCAAAACCGCCCTAGGCAGCCGCGTGGACCGGCATGAGCACATCGGCCAAGGCCAAATCGGCCTGCCCGGCTTCGCCACCATTCTCAACGACCCCCGCCTGACGCATTTGCCCATGGTTTTGGAAACGCCCAAGGATAAAGACTATAAAGAGGACGTGCGCAACCTGAACGTGCTGCGCGGTTTGATTCAAAAAGTCCCGCCCGTCTCGCAATCCTCGGAACCTAGTTGA
- a CDS encoding efflux RND transporter periplasmic adaptor subunit, whose product MPHIFPRPLLFLPVILLILLLGGAWMLLKDAPPVPSPPDVQKGALPPGAEIAVALRTTVPAWVEAVGEVRPRGETAISAQVQAEVRHVLVRSGQRVLRGEPLLVLDDRELQARLAQGRHDLDALGSALKRAHQGLEKARAGFDLAQADFARIEALQAQGASAVQELDHARAAFLAARAESGQAEQSIQELKAQQSRLEQRIQELTVALGHTTITASEDGIIARRSVEPGDVVQPGRTLLLLHSPDLRLEVQAPERFHHLLTPGAEFTARVDALNREFPVIVDEVEPGASTDSRTFLVKLVPPSPPAADPDDLWPADLSAANLRPGMFVRLRIPIHVEPVVLVDARTVLRVGQLELVAVIHDDATYVLRHLRLGRGHDEMVEVLSGLEGGERLWLHPAP is encoded by the coding sequence ATGCCCCACATCTTCCCGCGCCCGCTGCTTTTCCTTCCCGTCATCCTGCTGATCCTCCTGCTGGGAGGTGCATGGATGCTGCTCAAGGACGCTCCGCCCGTACCATCCCCACCCGACGTCCAGAAAGGAGCCTTGCCGCCTGGAGCGGAAATCGCGGTTGCCTTGCGGACCACCGTTCCGGCCTGGGTCGAGGCCGTGGGCGAGGTTCGGCCCAGGGGGGAGACAGCGATCAGCGCCCAGGTTCAGGCCGAGGTCCGCCATGTCTTGGTCCGTTCGGGACAGCGGGTCCTCCGTGGGGAGCCGTTGCTGGTACTGGACGACCGGGAACTTCAGGCCCGCCTGGCCCAGGGCCGCCACGACCTGGACGCCCTGGGCTCCGCGCTGAAGCGGGCGCATCAAGGCCTGGAAAAGGCCCGGGCCGGATTCGACCTGGCCCAGGCCGACTTTGCCCGGATCGAAGCTTTGCAAGCCCAGGGCGCGTCCGCGGTCCAGGAACTGGACCACGCCCGTGCCGCGTTTCTGGCCGCCAGAGCCGAGAGCGGCCAGGCCGAGCAAAGCATCCAGGAACTGAAAGCCCAGCAATCGCGGCTGGAGCAGCGGATTCAAGAGCTCACGGTGGCTCTGGGCCATACCACCATCACGGCTTCCGAGGATGGGATCATCGCCCGCCGCTCCGTGGAACCCGGAGACGTGGTCCAGCCGGGACGGACCCTGCTTTTGCTGCACAGTCCGGATTTACGCCTGGAGGTCCAGGCGCCGGAGCGGTTTCACCACCTGCTGACGCCGGGAGCGGAATTCACGGCCCGGGTGGACGCCCTGAACCGGGAGTTCCCGGTGATCGTGGACGAAGTCGAGCCCGGGGCGTCCACGGACTCACGCACCTTTCTGGTCAAGCTGGTCCCGCCCTCCCCGCCCGCCGCGGACCCGGACGACCTCTGGCCCGCCGACCTCTCGGCCGCGAATCTTCGGCCGGGCATGTTCGTCCGGCTGCGCATTCCCATCCATGTTGAACCGGTGGTGCTCGTCGATGCCCGGACCGTGCTGCGCGTCGGACAACTGGAGCTGGTCGCCGTGATCCACGACGACGCCACCTACGTCCTGCGCCACCTGCGCCTGGGCCGCGGCCATGACGAGATGGTCGAGGTTCTCTCCGGCCTGGAAGGCGGCGAACGCCTCTGGCTGCACCCCGCTCCCTGA
- a CDS encoding addiction module protein translates to MNLRECEASALTLPVNERAILAKRLIESLDALDDSDTERLWLDEAERRYREYKEGGLSARDAMAAVYEARERL, encoded by the coding sequence ATGAATCTGAGAGAGTGCGAAGCGTCAGCCCTGACGTTGCCCGTCAACGAGCGGGCAATCCTGGCAAAACGTCTGATTGAAAGTCTCGATGCGCTTGACGATTCTGATACGGAACGGCTTTGGCTGGATGAGGCGGAAAGGCGTTATCGGGAATACAAGGAAGGTGGCCTTTCCGCGCGGGATGCCATGGCGGCTGTTTATGAGGCACGGGAACGATTGTGA
- a CDS encoding dihydroorotate dehydrogenase gives MNLAVELAGLRLKNPVLTASGTFGYGVEFAPYGDLTELGGIVVKGLSWEPRAGNPMPRIAETPCGMLNAIGLQNIGARRFVEEKLPLLPWAEVPVIANLYACDVEDFARLAEYLAGQEGVAALEVNISCPNVQAGGVLFGQDPAQAARVTRAVKDRAGTKPVIVKLSPNVTDITAVAKAAGDGGADILALINTLSGMAVDVRTRKPRLANVIGGLSGPAIKPVGLRCVHQVSRAVNLPIIGLGGIASAEDLLEYILVGAWAVQIGTANFLRPDTAFRIAADLPQLLDELGVTSWEEFRGALA, from the coding sequence ATGAATCTCGCGGTGGAACTGGCCGGGCTGCGGTTGAAGAATCCGGTGCTGACCGCGTCCGGAACCTTTGGGTACGGCGTGGAGTTCGCGCCCTACGGCGATCTGACCGAACTGGGCGGGATCGTGGTCAAGGGCCTTTCCTGGGAACCCCGGGCGGGCAATCCCATGCCCCGGATCGCTGAAACGCCCTGCGGCATGCTCAACGCCATCGGCCTGCAGAATATCGGCGCGCGTCGTTTCGTCGAGGAAAAGCTCCCGTTGCTGCCCTGGGCCGAGGTGCCGGTCATCGCCAACCTGTACGCCTGCGACGTCGAGGACTTCGCCCGGCTGGCGGAATACCTGGCCGGGCAGGAGGGCGTCGCGGCCCTGGAAGTGAACATCTCCTGCCCCAACGTCCAGGCCGGCGGGGTGCTCTTCGGTCAGGACCCGGCCCAGGCGGCCCGAGTGACCCGGGCGGTCAAGGACCGGGCCGGGACCAAGCCGGTGATCGTCAAGCTCTCGCCCAACGTCACGGACATCACGGCGGTTGCCAAGGCCGCGGGGGACGGGGGGGCGGACATCCTGGCCCTGATCAACACCCTCTCCGGCATGGCCGTAGACGTGCGCACCCGCAAGCCCCGGCTGGCCAACGTGATCGGCGGCCTGTCCGGGCCGGCGATCAAGCCCGTGGGGCTGCGCTGCGTGCATCAGGTCAGCCGGGCCGTGAACCTGCCGATCATCGGGCTGGGGGGCATCGCCTCGGCCGAGGACTTGCTGGAGTACATCCTGGTGGGAGCGTGGGCCGTACAGATCGGCACGGCCAATTTTCTGCGTCCGGACACGGCGTTCCGCATCGCGGCCGACCTGCCGCAACTGCTGGATGAATTGGGCGTGACGTCGTGGGAGGAGTTTCGGGGCGCGTTGGCGTGA
- a CDS encoding Sfum_1244 family protein: protein MSIQITLENMEAPVLTSMQALREQIQRNCAVSDANFSGAFSLCGLLLRMRELYKWEAGLPPWKEPEHGLILDWVEQREDLWQELEGRSCETLCLEGEELDPFEVERINQRLASRNLLYGAGYVLGMKPSFLLAEPVESQLVEGLRVYTVDRELCRDIFATPVMRQGERVIARRQAMAFLIWDVIQEQRPSVRPALGYALAGYGLNSQDLLRQPGAHGAVYQRMVAEELRVWVYHEIGEALEDAFPGDVWHQMVANTCQTLAEVFIRAVKDLLADTHPQGLLARMIQEDRKASLGLYLAMMRPLSKMLFPDIFSVFPDFVRSGNWSEVDQARGKAHVAGRNLAARLVDIHAAADPFDHARTVERIIEEVIRPLGIVDGMDVEAE, encoded by the coding sequence ATGTCGATCCAAATAACGCTTGAAAACATGGAGGCTCCGGTGTTGACGTCGATGCAGGCCCTGCGGGAGCAGATTCAGCGCAACTGCGCCGTTTCCGACGCCAATTTCAGCGGTGCGTTTTCCTTGTGCGGGCTGTTGCTGCGGATGCGGGAGCTGTACAAGTGGGAAGCCGGGTTGCCTCCCTGGAAGGAACCGGAGCACGGCCTGATTCTGGACTGGGTCGAGCAGCGGGAAGATCTGTGGCAGGAGCTGGAAGGGCGAAGCTGTGAAACGCTGTGCCTGGAAGGCGAGGAACTGGACCCCTTCGAGGTGGAACGGATCAACCAGCGGCTGGCGTCCCGGAACCTGCTTTACGGCGCGGGCTACGTGCTGGGGATGAAGCCCAGTTTTTTGCTGGCCGAGCCGGTGGAATCCCAACTGGTCGAAGGACTGCGGGTGTACACGGTGGATCGGGAGCTGTGCCGGGACATTTTCGCGACCCCGGTGATGCGCCAGGGAGAGCGCGTCATCGCCCGCCGCCAGGCCATGGCCTTTCTGATCTGGGACGTGATCCAGGAGCAACGCCCTTCGGTGCGCCCGGCCCTGGGCTACGCCCTGGCCGGGTATGGGCTGAATTCGCAAGACCTGCTGCGTCAACCCGGTGCGCACGGGGCGGTCTACCAGCGGATGGTGGCCGAGGAGTTACGGGTCTGGGTGTATCACGAGATCGGCGAAGCCCTGGAGGACGCCTTTCCCGGCGACGTCTGGCACCAGATGGTGGCCAACACCTGCCAGACCTTGGCCGAAGTGTTCATCCGGGCGGTCAAGGACCTCCTGGCCGACACCCATCCCCAAGGCCTGCTGGCCCGGATGATCCAGGAGGACCGCAAGGCGTCCCTGGGGTTGTACCTGGCCATGATGCGCCCCCTGTCCAAGATGCTCTTCCCGGACATTTTCTCCGTGTTTCCGGACTTCGTCCGCTCCGGAAACTGGAGCGAAGTGGACCAGGCCCGGGGCAAGGCCCATGTCGCGGGTCGGAACCTGGCCGCCAGACTCGTGGACATCCACGCCGCCGCCGACCCGTTTGATCACGCCCGGACCGTGGAACGGATCATCGAGGAGGTGATCCGGCCGTTGGGGATTGTCGACGGGATGGACGTGGAGGCGGAATAA
- a CDS encoding type II toxin-antitoxin system RelE/ParE family toxin produces MKNTVRMVQLAEQEMLDAAAYYEDRVDGLGRDFLDSIALAIKDIGDFPERWPVVRREVRRSLVSRFPYSLFYRVDPDEVIVLAVAHQRRRPAYWLGRLSRHGNQ; encoded by the coding sequence GTGAAGAATACCGTTCGCATGGTGCAATTGGCGGAACAGGAAATGCTTGATGCCGCTGCCTATTATGAAGATCGTGTCGATGGACTTGGACGAGATTTTCTCGATTCCATCGCCTTGGCAATCAAGGATATCGGCGATTTCCCGGAACGCTGGCCCGTTGTCAGGAGAGAGGTTCGAAGAAGCCTTGTATCCCGTTTTCCCTACTCGCTTTTCTATCGTGTCGATCCTGATGAGGTGATCGTTCTCGCGGTAGCCCATCAGCGCCGTCGCCCGGCCTACTGGCTTGGAAGATTATCCCGACACGGGAACCAATAA
- a CDS encoding iron-sulfur cluster-binding protein, which translates to MPEDTLMAAPAASSPVCREFTVSELRRTGSESGLASPGGAGPDHSHWLLDLELPEGFPGEDGWTPGQFVMLRPVSWAFEPLWARPFSICMLERGVLRIFFQVVGRGTRAMSALRRGDRVVVWGPLGRGFVVEPETPTLLLAGGIGLAPFIGYARRHPRPDQARLFFGHRPEIAEYPLDLLPKAVVVEASRQTCAEEMACFVGDLERWIAEYAARQGLILACGPHPFLQAVQSLAVKHRARTQLSLENRMACGVGACLGCVTKTTDQALPVKVCTQGPVFWAQDVNLGGAA; encoded by the coding sequence ATGCCTGAAGACACGCTCATGGCGGCTCCCGCCGCCTCTTCCCCGGTTTGCCGCGAATTCACGGTTTCGGAACTGCGCCGGACCGGTTCGGAATCCGGCCTTGCATCGCCTGGGGGCGCTGGACCGGATCATTCGCACTGGTTGCTGGATCTGGAATTGCCGGAGGGTTTCCCCGGCGAGGATGGGTGGACGCCCGGGCAGTTCGTGATGCTGCGGCCGGTTTCCTGGGCCTTCGAGCCCTTGTGGGCCCGGCCCTTTTCCATCTGCATGCTGGAGCGGGGCGTGCTGCGCATTTTTTTCCAGGTGGTCGGCCGGGGGACCAGGGCCATGAGCGCCTTGCGCCGTGGGGACCGGGTCGTTGTCTGGGGGCCGCTGGGCCGGGGGTTCGTCGTGGAGCCGGAGACGCCCACGCTGCTGTTGGCCGGAGGCATCGGACTGGCGCCGTTCATCGGCTACGCCCGGCGTCATCCCCGGCCCGACCAGGCGCGGCTTTTTTTCGGCCATCGCCCGGAAATCGCTGAATACCCCCTGGACCTGCTGCCGAAAGCCGTGGTCGTGGAGGCTTCCCGCCAGACCTGCGCCGAGGAAATGGCCTGCTTCGTGGGCGATCTGGAACGCTGGATCGCGGAATATGCCGCTAGGCAGGGGCTGATTCTGGCCTGCGGACCGCATCCGTTTCTGCAAGCCGTCCAGTCCCTGGCCGTGAAACACCGGGCCAGGACGCAGCTTTCCCTGGAGAACCGCATGGCCTGCGGGGTGGGGGCGTGTCTGGGGTGCGTGACCAAGACGACGGATCAGGCCTTGCCGGTGAAGGTCTGCACCCAGGGGCCGGTGTTCTGGGCTCAGGACGTGAATCTTGGAGGGGCGGCATGA
- a CDS encoding DUF493 family protein yields MKDFEQFRKLLDEQCQWPSVYTFKFIVPKARAEELLAVFRSCPEVSVRESSQGKYLSVTANMIMSSSDGVVAVYEAVAEIEGIIAL; encoded by the coding sequence ATGAAAGATTTCGAACAGTTCCGGAAACTGCTGGACGAGCAGTGCCAGTGGCCCTCGGTGTACACCTTCAAATTCATCGTGCCCAAGGCCCGGGCGGAGGAACTGCTGGCTGTTTTCAGGTCCTGCCCGGAAGTCTCGGTGCGGGAATCGAGCCAAGGCAAGTATCTGAGCGTCACGGCGAACATGATCATGTCCTCCAGCGACGGGGTCGTGGCGGTGTATGAGGCCGTGGCGGAGATTGAGGGCATCATCGCGCTGTAA